The Mus pahari chromosome 2, PAHARI_EIJ_v1.1, whole genome shotgun sequence genomic interval GAGGTCTGGGCCCATAACAGGTTTGAGAGAAAAAAGGCATCAAATGGTAAAGGCTTTTTGAGCTGCTGGGCCTCACTGGGAAGTTTCCTAGTTCTTGGGGTTATTCCCCTCAGGATAGGCACATTCTACTCCTACCAAACACATCGTTAGCTTGATGCAGTGGGTCATCTCTGACAGTGTCAGCAGTGTGTGACAGGGCAAAATGCCACTGACTTCAGGTCTCAGGAGTGTTGCTTTTACAAATGAGCCCCTGTGTTATGTTGACCTTGTCAGTTCCTTCATGTTCTGAGGTGGTATTAGCATTAAATGGCCTGTATGTTGCCATCTTGTATTCTGTATAAAAGATTGCATTCTCTTGCTATTCACGCATGTTCTGCTGCCTGggccatcctccagcctctgcactGTTGTTACTCTTGGGCCTGCTTTTCACTAGCTATTCCTAGTTTGGGCTGTTAGCTGATAGGACAGGTCgagcatgttcatgtgtgtgtgttttgagatctcacttgtatgtgtgttttgtgttgagATCTTACTGGTCTGGCTGAAGATAAGACTCCTCCAAGCAAAGTGAATAATCCAGGTGGCTACAGTGACCCTCAGACCAGTCCAGAGATGAAGCCCCATTCCTACCTAGATGCCATCAGGACTGGCCTAGATGACTTGGAGGCCAGCAGCTCCTACAGCAATGAGCCACAGTTGTGCCCCTATGCTGCCGCTGGGGAGTGCCGCTTTGGAGATGCCTGTGTCTACCTGCATGGGGACATGTGTGAGATCTGCAGGCTTCACGTCCTCCACCCTTTTGACCCAGAACAAAGGAAAGCTCATGAGAAGGTAACTTGAAAACCTTGGCATGAAATCATTTTAAGAAGCCTGAATGAACCACAGGACAGAGTTATTCAGGAGTTTCAAAGACATCTTTCTGCCAGAAATTCCTGTGTTGTGTTTCTGgcttgtttttattctgttttcaaattcttttccTGTTGCCATTTTTGATTATTGAGAACCAAGAAGAATAACAAGTATTAGAAATGCAAAgttcagggctggaaagatggctcaccagttaagagcacttgctgagtctggcagtggtggcatacacttttgatcccagcactcaggagtaggtggatatctgagttcaaggccagcctggtctacagagtgagttccaggacagccagggctatacagagaagccctgtctcaaaccaaaaaacaaaaacaaaacaaaaacccaaagaaataacaaaaaaattgcTGTTAGtcctataactccagccccagagagtCCAGCATCCTCTTCCTACCTCTATAAGAACCTCATTTATGTGtgaacacacaatacacacacacatacacacacacacacaccttttacaCACATATCTTTTTTCCCTAGGTTTACATGTCTCTGTAGTTGGGATACAGGCAGTCAATGTTTTGGAAACTTTGAAAACCCTTTATTATGGACTTTCCTTAATATTATTATCTATCAGTCTATCTAATTAtaactaaatgtgtgtgtgtgtctgtgtctgtgcaggtgagtacCTGTAGAGGTGAGAAGAGAATGTAGAAACCGTGGGCTAGCATTACAGGCAGATGATGAGGGTGCTGGGAccaaaactcaggtcctttagaagagcaacaagagctcttaactgtCCACCATTCCTCTAGCCCTTTTATAATgaactctttttaattttttttaaagatttatttattttacgtatatgagtacactgtagctgtacagatggttgtaagccttcatgtggttgttgagaattgaattttaggacctctgttcactcccgtcagccccactcactcaggcccaaagatttatttattgttatatgtaagtacactgtagctgtctgtagacacaccagaagagggcatccaatcccattacagatggttgtgaaccaccatgtggttgctgggatttgaactcaggacctttggaagagcagtcagtgcacttacctgctgagccatctcaccagccctatcatGAACTCTTTAAGTGCCAAGTCCTGGAAGGTGATGAATATCCCTGGTCTCTGGGTCCACTCTGTTCCACGCAGAGCGCTGTGCTGTGCGCTCCACTCAGCAGGGCCTGGatctcctcctctgcctgcttttATTTGAGTTCACTAAGCTCAGTGTTTCCTGTATTGATGTGGCATGGGATAGGTATGACATTCAGAAGAGCCAGAGCCCTGTGACCCGGTGTGTATGAATGCTGCAACCTCCACAGTTATCTCAGTGTCTAGAAATCCATAGCTGGTAAGCTGGAAGTGACCATATCTTACTAGGGAATTTAGAACAAGGACAGGGTGGCTTGAGGACCACTTTGTGGTCAGATCTGTGTGTCCTGAATCCAGGCACTGTACACACAGCTTCTAGTAGCTTCTGTGACTGTGTGGCTGAGCAACTCCTGGGATCTTGGCCAAAGTGAATCTAAGACTTCCTTTCCTGTTGTTCTCAGATGTGTATGTCGACATTTGAACATGAGATGGAAAAGGCTTTTGCCTTCCAGGCGAGCCAGGACAAAGTGTGCAGCATCTGTATGGAGGTGATCCTGGagaaagcatctgcctctgaAAGGAGGTTTGGCATCCTCTCCAACTGCAGCCACACCTACTGCCTGTCCTGCATCCGTCAGTGGAGATGTGCCAAGCAGTTTGAAAACCCAATCATAAAGTGAGTGCAGCTGGGCTTCTCTGCTACCCTCTCGGGCCTAGACCCCCAGCTGTGTGAGCTTGTGCAGATGATCGTTCCTGAGCCCATCTGCCTGTAGTGACCAGCCTCTGATCTCTCCATACTGGGACTTGCAGACTGTCAGGTGGTGGTGCTGGGTTGTTTGGCAGCCCTCATGGACAGTTGTCATGGCTACCTTAGCTAGCTGCCTTGTAACCTTTAGCTCTCCAGGTGCCTTCACCTTAATAAAGGGGCTAAGGCTCCCTTGGAGAAAGGCTCCATGCACGTCCCACTCCCTGGTGCATATTGTTGGGGAACTTGCCTATGTGTAGCAGTTTCATAGAGAAAAGCGTACAGTTCTGTGGCGTCCAGCGCTTTGCAGAGTTGCTCAGCTGACGTGCAGTCTAGTCCCCTAAGCCTGcactgccacccacccacccttgtCTTCTGTCATGCAGTCTCCAGCCAAGTTCTTTCTCTACAGAAGCCTTACTCTGCTTGTCCTCATGCATACCCTTTCCCTCAGCAAATGTTCCAGGGCCACCCCCAATGAGCATGCTCAGCAGTTACTACCTttgttctctgagaacagcttGTACCTGTTCAACAGCTAGTGGGCACTCATACACAAGACTAGACCTCAGCAATGGTCACAGTTGCTTGGCCTCTAACAGAACATCAACACATTGTTCCCCCAAAGTGGTTATGCCATATCCCACTTTTACCTACAGACCCAGGCTCTTGTACTTCTTATATTTCTAATCTGAACTATCCTTGTGCCTTCTGTAGTCACTGAAGATGAGCATCGTTTTGTGTGCTTATTGACTGTCCTAGATGAATGCTCAGGTCTCTGTTTCTTATTGAGCTGAACCTGTTGAGCAGCAGAAGCTGCTCTTAGATTATGGTAATTGTGTCCTTGgccatgtgtttgaacaagtggTATGTGCAGAGGATTCATGATGTGTTTCTCCTTTACTAACCTATTGGTTTTGTTGTCTTTTCAGGTCTTGTCCAGAGTGCCGTGTGATATCAGAGTTTGTAATTCCAAGTGTGTATTGGGTAGaagatcaaaataaaaagaatgaattaattgAAGCTTTCAAACAGGGAATGGGGTAAGTGTCTTGATTTCATAAGGGGAAATACCTTATGACATCATACCTACCTGGCTAGGTATGGTTTGAGCCTCTGTCATCGTCAGGTTTCCCAAGAATGTGGGCCTGGTAAATGGATCTCAGAGCTTCTTGCTACCGTCAGGCATTTTTCCTGGGCTTTGGGCTAAAGAGCTCAGTGAGCCTTGAGGAAGCAGATGAGTTCTAAGATGAGCCCTATGCCTCTGTGCCAAGGTTGTCTTGCCATCTCTGATTGCCCATGCATTTAACAAGTACTACTGAGGAGCTGCCATCTCACAACCTGTCCATTGCAAGGCCCAAAGAAGCTGACAGTGCCAGCCTCAGTACAGCTCACACTTAGGAAAGTAACGACCAGCAAGGTGAATAAGGCAAAGAGCCTGCTTCAAAtgaggtggaagaggagaagcGACACCCAGGCGTTTGTCAGGACACTctgttgccttgtctggcctcaactTGCTGCCCAGACACcctcatgctgggattacaggcacgcacAACCACACCTGGCATCTTTTCAAAAGAACTATATTTGTTAGAATTTTCCACAGACTATCCCACTGCCTTCTATGTGCCCTCTGTCATCACCATCATTTGAATTGGGAATAATACATGTGTTGTATTTACATTATTACAAAACCCATAAGGCAACATCTGATTTGCCATtcaaaatttttccttttatgtcacTGTTTTAtcgagacaagatctcactgtgtagtgctggctggcctggaacttgctgcatagactaggctggccttcaaGTGAAAAGACCCACCTGTCTGTCACCCAGGTACTGGAGTAAAAGGCCTGAGTGACCATGCCTGGCCAAAATACACTTTTTTTAAagtgcacccctccccccaattatttattttggaagttCTTATATTCATCTAGATTCTGTGACTTgatatttacacatttttttcctactgaCATGTGATTATGTCCACCCACAAGAGGGCAGATGCTGCCAGACAGAGCTGGTTGGGCTTAGAAAGGTGCTGTGCTGAAGTTTGACATTGCTTCAGGGCTGCTGATGTTGCCTGGCTGTGCATCCCTCTTGTGGATGGTCTTGGGCAGTCTCCAGACACAGGGTTTGTGCCAGGCACCaccagggaaaggagaaatgagtgAGATCATCTCCCATCAAAGGGTAAGGGGACAGTATAGTGGCAGATTTCGTCAGTAACCCAAACCAGAACTGACAAAGCACTTGAGTCCACCTTGGATGCAAGAAGGAAGTTGTGTGGAGCTCTGTACCTGTCCTTGTGGACTAGACAGCAGCAGTTCCACTGTGGTCCTTTGAAGAGGTTGGAGACTTATTAGTGGGATGGGAGGATGTCAAGGAAGGCATGACTGGCAGACAAGCAGCCATGCATACTACCCTGCTAACGGGGGACAGTGGGCGCTGGAGGGTCAGGTGGGTTTGGCGTTTGTTTTGTCTGTAGATTAGATGAACATAAGAGCTGAGAACACCAAGTAAGATAGCCAAACTGGAGCTTGTGACTTTGGTGGGTAGATACGTAAGactggaggagaaaaaggagggaagacaaggtttgtttttgatacaggatcttGCTTTATATTTATAGCCCCGGCTGGAGTATCTGTAGactagactagcctcaaacttggggaccttcctgtctctgctttccaaggtctatgccaccatgcccaatgaGAAGGCAGTTCTGAAGCTTGTGAAGGGCCCCTTGGAGAGCTGAGAGTTTACTGTCCAGACCATAAGAAAAAAGATTCCACAACAGCAGAGAAGAGCCAGGGGCAGAGTGAAGAGTTAAGCTAGGTTCTAACAGTAGAAGGTGTCTTGCTTTAGGCATCTGCTAAGACCTGCTTtcccaggctgccctctgaccttgaCAGGATTCCTgaccaaaaagaaaggaaactaacTCACTTGCTTTTGAGACCTGAGCAGAGCAAGTGAACCAGCTTCAGACCTCGGCACGGCACGCTGGAGTTATCCAAGCCTCACTCAGTCCTCGTGCAGCACTGGGGCTCagggacggggtgggggtggggcgccCTGCTTCTGAGCACTGTGGCCTCCACACAGTGCATCCCAGCAGCTTTGCCTAGCTTGAGAATCAGAATACCAACTGTGAGGGCAACAGGCCACCTCACTTCTTCCAGCACAGGCttccacagtggaagaagaggtaATGTAGCCAGAACACAGTAGTCACACTTAACTCCATTTTTCCATCAgcttctgattttgtgtgtgtttttcaggAAAAAGGCATGCAAATACTTTGAACAAGGCAAGGGGACCTGCCCCTTTggaagcaagtgcctttaccgCCATGCTTACCCTGATGGGCGGCTGGCAGAGCCAGAGAAACCTCGGAAGCAGCTAAGCTCTGAAGGCACTGTGAGGGTAAGCTATGGGAATTCCTGGGTGCTTACTGCCCAGGCTCCTAGTAGCTTTGGCAGCAGATCAGGAGTCAAGCATAAGCAAAACACAAGCTAGCACGCAGCGTCTGCTGCTATCTCCACTGACCCAGGGGTGCTTGTTGGCTTTTTTGCAGTTCTTTAACTCAGTTCGACTTTGGGATTTTATCGAGAATCGAGAAACCCGGCAAGTCCCCAGCACTGAAGATGTGGATGTGACAGAGCTGGGAGACCTCTTCATGCACCTTTCTGGAGTAGAATCATCAGAACCCTAGTCAGTGCTGATGCCTTCATTTAGCTCTGCAGTCAACTTCCCAAGGCATGGAGCGGACGCATCTGTCACCGACCCGAGGTGACATGGTACGGGGATGTGAATGCAGTAGTGAGTCCCCCTGGTGAAGGGGAGATCACCAAGTCCATGGAATCACTACATTTAGAGTTGAACTCTTAGTTGTACCTCCAGGCCCTTTATCAGGGACCAGCTATGTGGTCCAACTGTTTTAATTGATTGCTTTTAAATGAAACCTGACTGCCATCTCTCTTTTGTGACTTTCTTCCTTAAGCAACAGTAAACTTGCAGCTGCTCATAAAGCAGCAGATCTGGGGGGATTTTTCTTGCCAAGACATCGCCAGCCCTGTAGAAGGCTCCTCTGCAGTGACCATCTCTAATAAGTTGTTGAGCCTTGGAATTTATGCAGCTGTGTGGTGAGAACACATTTGGTCATATTGGTGCTGTACCATAGTGTAGACTTTTACAGCTGTGAGGGTGGCTATAGAGTTCCTTCCAGTGTCTCAAATCAACAGCTGTCAAGATCTCCCTCCCCTTGCACTGAGAGCACACGGCGCAGGACTCACAGGCAGACTGCTTGTCCTCGCCTATAAAGTAGGCTCCACACTTGTTTTTGTGGTAGACAGGAGCAGTCACTCCTCTGTCTAAGAACTGGGGCCAAGAAAGAGCAAGTTTGTCCTAAAcctgaatttatttttgtagaaCCTTGTTATTACCTGTGTGCTTTCTTGCTTGGTTGTTCATGTAACTGCAGAGGAGGCTCCTTGAGTTCTGTCTACACAAGAAACTGCACAGCAAGTTTGATATTTACTTTTGAAGGAGTCAGTAGCCATTAAacctaaatttaatttattttattaaaataacataagGAACCAACTGTATTggctcaataaaaacaaaattaaaacccaaAATCATTAAGAAAACCTGTATTCCTGGCTTTCTTACAGACAAGGATGTGACTAGAGAGGGTTGGGCTGCGGCCCACCCCATAGGGGCAGCTCCTGGAAGACAGATTCAGCGTGTGGGAGGCTGCCAAAGGTGGAGCACCGCGCTTGGAAAGCCATCAGCACAGGA includes:
- the Mkrn2 gene encoding probable E3 ubiquitin-protein ligase makorin-2 produces the protein MSTKQVTCRYFMHGVCREGSQCLFSHDLANSKPSTICKYYQKGYCAYGARCRYDHTKPPAAAGGAVGPAPNPSPSSGLHSPHPSPDIATSVMRTQSNEPGKREKKTLVLRDRNLTGLAEDKTPPSKVNNPGGYSDPQTSPEMKPHSYLDAIRTGLDDLEASSSYSNEPQLCPYAAAGECRFGDACVYLHGDMCEICRLHVLHPFDPEQRKAHEKMCMSTFEHEMEKAFAFQASQDKVCSICMEVILEKASASERRFGILSNCSHTYCLSCIRQWRCAKQFENPIIKSCPECRVISEFVIPSVYWVEDQNKKNELIEAFKQGMGKKACKYFEQGKGTCPFGSKCLYRHAYPDGRLAEPEKPRKQLSSEGTVRFFNSVRLWDFIENRETRQVPSTEDVDVTELGDLFMHLSGVESSEP